The genomic window TTCAGTAAATATGTAGGAATCGGAATGGTGGCCGCCGGAGTGGAGTGGGTGCTGTTCTACTTCCTTCTGCAGACCCACCTTCAGTATCTGCTGGCTTTTCTGATGGCCTTTGCGGTCTCTACCACCTTTCACTATTATCTGACCATCCGGTTTGTGTTTACCGAAAGCCGTTTCATGCGCCGCCAGGAAATCACAATGGTTTTCGTGGTGGCTGCCATTGGTCTGGCCATCAATACCATATCGCTGATGGTGTTTGTGCAGTTCTTCCTTTTTGAAAAGATGTTTTCGAAAGTACTGGCAACCGGCACTGC from Bacteroidota bacterium includes these protein-coding regions:
- a CDS encoding GtrA family protein, which translates into the protein MVAAGVEWVLFYFLLQTHLQYLLAFLMAFAVSTTFHYYLTIRFVFTESRFMRRQEITMVFVVAAIGLAINTISLMVFVQFFLFEKMFSKVLATGTAFSWNYLARKHLVFASSGSRRPSPADME